In the genome of Deltaproteobacteria bacterium, one region contains:
- a CDS encoding glutathione S-transferase N-terminal domain-containing protein, translated as MSRIFDFATSALATAARLGAGIVAEQPARRPGRPLELYEFEACPFCRKVREALTELDLEVMIYPCPKGGKIYRPRVKQLGGKEMYPFLVDPNTGVQLYESADIVGYLFKTYGGRAAGPLLAIDSLANVTSFIASSSRAAHGHRARPSRQPEKPLEMYGFEASPLSRIVRETLCELETPYLLHNIGKGSPSREEFVKRTGQELIPWLIDSNTGASLGPDPQAIRQYLIDTYGT; from the coding sequence TTGAGCCGGATTTTCGACTTCGCCACCTCAGCCCTTGCGACGGCCGCACGTCTTGGCGCGGGGATCGTGGCCGAGCAGCCCGCCCGCCGTCCGGGCCGGCCGCTGGAGCTGTACGAATTCGAGGCTTGTCCGTTCTGCCGCAAGGTACGCGAAGCCCTCACCGAACTGGATCTCGAAGTCATGATCTACCCCTGCCCCAAGGGCGGGAAAATCTACCGCCCCCGCGTGAAGCAGCTCGGCGGCAAGGAGATGTACCCGTTCCTTGTGGACCCGAACACGGGCGTGCAGCTTTACGAATCGGCCGATATCGTCGGCTACCTGTTCAAGACCTACGGCGGACGTGCAGCGGGACCCCTGCTCGCCATCGATTCGCTGGCGAACGTGACATCGTTCATCGCCTCGTCGTCCCGTGCAGCCCACGGCCACCGGGCAAGACCGTCGCGCCAGCCGGAAAAGCCGCTCGAAATGTACGGGTTCGAGGCCAGCCCCTTGAGCCGCATCGTCCGCGAAACACTGTGCGAACTGGAGACACCCTATCTGCTGCACAATATCGGCAAGGGAAGTCCGAGCCGGGAGGAGTTCGTGAAGCGGACGGGACAGGAACTGATCCCCTGGCTCATCGATTCCAATACCGGCGCGTCCCTCGGCCCCGATCCCCAGGCGATCCGGCAATATCTCATCGACACCTACGGCACCTGA
- a CDS encoding acyl-CoA dehydrogenase family protein yields MERTLFSPEHDLFRQNFRKFLEKEVAPRYEAFEDEGMVARDVWKKAGEQGYLVPWMPEDYGGTGADWLYSVVLIEEVGRANVTGFGISLHNDVVAPYLADWLKPELKKELLPQLLTGDKILAVAMTEPGYGSNLAGIRTSARKDGDDYVITGQKTFITNGQLCDWVVVAARTDPDAQPPHKGISLFLVDTALPGFRRGRNLKKIGLKANDTSELFFEEVRVPRRYLLGGENQGFYQLMTKLQQERLVVAVRGAASMQSAVEHTIRYVQEREIFGQPLAKMQNTQFQIAECATAAEVAQAFVDRLIAAHIAGKDVVKEVSMAKYWVTDQLKQVVDKCLQLHGGYGYMTEYPIARMYTDARVQSIFAGTNEVMKVIIARKLGLD; encoded by the coding sequence ATGGAAAGAACCCTTTTCAGCCCCGAACACGACCTGTTCCGCCAGAACTTCCGGAAGTTTCTCGAAAAGGAGGTTGCCCCCCGGTACGAGGCTTTCGAGGATGAGGGCATGGTCGCCCGCGACGTCTGGAAGAAGGCGGGCGAGCAGGGCTACCTGGTGCCGTGGATGCCCGAAGATTACGGCGGCACAGGGGCCGACTGGCTCTATTCGGTTGTGCTGATCGAGGAGGTGGGCCGCGCCAACGTGACCGGGTTCGGCATCTCGCTGCATAACGACGTGGTGGCGCCCTATCTCGCTGACTGGCTGAAGCCGGAACTGAAGAAGGAACTGCTCCCGCAGCTTCTCACGGGCGACAAGATCTTGGCGGTCGCTATGACCGAGCCGGGCTACGGGTCCAATCTCGCCGGTATCCGGACCAGCGCCCGCAAGGACGGCGATGACTACGTTATCACCGGCCAGAAGACCTTCATTACCAACGGCCAGCTCTGCGACTGGGTAGTGGTGGCCGCCCGCACCGACCCGGATGCCCAGCCGCCGCACAAGGGGATATCGCTTTTCCTCGTTGATACGGCGCTGCCCGGTTTCCGCCGCGGCCGGAACCTGAAGAAGATCGGCCTCAAGGCAAACGATACGTCGGAACTGTTTTTCGAGGAGGTCCGCGTGCCGCGCCGCTACCTGCTGGGCGGGGAAAACCAGGGCTTCTACCAGCTCATGACCAAGCTCCAGCAGGAACGGCTCGTCGTCGCCGTGCGCGGCGCGGCTTCCATGCAGTCGGCTGTCGAGCACACGATCCGCTATGTGCAGGAGCGCGAAATCTTCGGACAGCCGCTGGCCAAGATGCAGAACACTCAGTTCCAGATCGCCGAGTGCGCCACTGCCGCCGAAGTCGCCCAGGCTTTCGTGGACCGCCTGATCGCCGCGCACATTGCCGGCAAGGATGTCGTCAAGGAGGTCTCGATGGCCAAATACTGGGTCACGGACCAGCTCAAGCAGGTGGTGGACAAGTGCCTCCAGCTCCACGGCGGCTACGGCTACATGACCGAATACCCCATTGCCCGCATGTACACGGACGCCCGCGTCCAGTCGATCTTCGCCGGCACCAATGAAGTCATGAAGGTCATCATCGCCCGCAAGCTGGGGCTGGACTGA
- a CDS encoding DUF4105 domain-containing protein translates to MTVLYILLGFSTFPHLARAGADEEGATPPDPYLQELIGKSREKKLARDRFWLLLLHYRGSRSEADGRGFFFADDGHRNPEAEMEATLTRFFDPPLEETEQVQHPQCMFPARFRWLKEQLAFDPDKLPFQSCGRFEHFRGQLDPGTVTFVFSAAYVNNPASMYGHTFLRIDRKGTKAAHDLLSYIVNFAANDEGAGGPAYPILGLFGGFQGNFSTIPYYLMVQVYSNLESRDLWEYRLSLTEAEIEWMVLHMWELGNTHFDYWFLDENCSYHILSLLEVARPGLHLREEFNLWVIPTDTVSLVTSVPGLVTETHYRPAIVKRMLARRDLLTGSERKIATRIVEDRGPDRFRGYDDLPPERQVRVLDAAGLYFQVHRASGETPDARDEAERAMLLRRTRIGLPPPEVEIERPSPPESGHGSSRIGIWGGANRRQSFEEFHYRLAIQDLLGREDGFPPHSLLEVVNVRTRFENETQRFLLEQADLLRITSIYPYDPWSFRISWKAHTGAVLPREKRCPRWRCLSYYGNAGAGLAASTALWRREVYYVFVEAEGAGGGVFDSQFRVGPSVSGGLLFDVARWSRLQAEGRYLVPVLGDRQRVWQASVFWAVHFLRNGEFRAGAQTGTAPDEVSGGLYWHF, encoded by the coding sequence GTGACCGTTCTGTACATTCTTCTTGGTTTTTCCACCTTTCCACATCTGGCTCGCGCAGGGGCTGATGAGGAAGGTGCAACTCCTCCAGACCCGTATCTTCAGGAACTGATCGGAAAATCCCGCGAGAAAAAACTCGCCCGGGACCGGTTCTGGCTGCTGCTGCTTCACTACCGGGGTTCCCGGAGCGAGGCGGACGGGCGCGGATTTTTCTTCGCGGATGACGGCCACCGGAACCCCGAAGCGGAGATGGAGGCGACGCTCACCCGTTTTTTCGATCCGCCGCTGGAGGAAACCGAACAGGTCCAGCATCCCCAGTGCATGTTCCCGGCCCGGTTCCGGTGGCTGAAGGAACAGCTTGCGTTCGACCCGGACAAACTTCCGTTCCAGAGCTGCGGCCGCTTCGAGCATTTTCGCGGGCAACTGGATCCGGGGACGGTGACGTTCGTTTTTTCCGCTGCCTATGTGAACAACCCCGCGTCCATGTACGGCCATACATTCCTGCGGATTGACCGGAAAGGAACGAAGGCCGCTCACGATCTTCTCTCCTATATTGTCAATTTCGCCGCCAACGATGAGGGGGCGGGCGGTCCGGCCTATCCGATACTTGGGCTGTTCGGCGGGTTCCAGGGAAACTTTTCGACCATTCCCTACTATCTGATGGTCCAGGTGTATTCGAACCTGGAGAGCCGGGACCTCTGGGAATACCGGCTGTCCCTGACGGAAGCGGAAATTGAGTGGATGGTCCTGCACATGTGGGAACTGGGAAATACCCACTTCGACTACTGGTTCCTGGACGAGAACTGTTCCTATCACATCCTGTCGCTGCTCGAGGTTGCCCGGCCGGGTCTTCATTTGCGCGAGGAGTTCAATCTCTGGGTGATACCCACCGATACGGTGAGCCTGGTTACCTCGGTGCCGGGGCTGGTGACTGAAACCCACTATCGTCCGGCCATCGTGAAACGGATGCTGGCCCGGCGCGATCTGCTCACGGGCAGCGAACGGAAGATCGCCACCCGGATTGTGGAGGACCGGGGGCCGGACCGGTTTCGGGGTTATGACGATCTGCCGCCGGAACGCCAGGTCCGGGTGCTGGATGCTGCCGGCCTGTATTTCCAGGTTCACCGGGCAAGCGGAGAGACACCGGACGCACGGGATGAGGCCGAGCGGGCGATGCTGTTAAGGCGCACACGGATCGGCCTTCCTCCACCTGAGGTGGAGATTGAGCGGCCTTCACCGCCGGAATCAGGTCACGGATCTTCACGGATTGGCATATGGGGCGGGGCAAACCGCAGACAGTCGTTCGAGGAGTTCCACTACCGGCTGGCAATCCAGGATCTGCTGGGCCGGGAGGACGGGTTCCCTCCCCACAGCCTGCTGGAAGTCGTCAACGTCCGGACCCGCTTCGAGAACGAAACGCAGCGCTTCCTTCTTGAACAGGCCGATCTGCTCAGGATCACGTCCATCTATCCATATGATCCGTGGAGTTTCAGGATCTCATGGAAGGCGCATACGGGCGCAGTGCTTCCGCGTGAGAAACGGTGCCCCAGATGGCGTTGCCTGTCCTACTATGGCAACGCGGGGGCGGGGCTGGCCGCATCAACCGCGTTGTGGAGGCGCGAGGTTTATTACGTCTTTGTCGAAGCCGAGGGCGCCGGGGGCGGCGTCTTTGACAGCCAGTTCCGGGTAGGGCCGTCCGTATCGGGCGGCCTCCTGTTCGACGTGGCCCGCTGGTCACGGTTACAGGCCGAGGGACGCTATCTCGTCCCGGTGCTCGGAGACCGGCAGCGGGTCTGGCAGGCGTCGGTGTTCTGGGCTGTTCATTTCCTGAGGAACGGCGAGTTTCGCGCTGGTGCGCAAACAGGCACCGCCCCCGACGAGGTGAGCGGCGGGCTTTACTGGCATTTCTAG
- a CDS encoding DUF3015 family protein, with product MKKTHLCMSLAFAALTLSLTGTPAEAAKYGMAGCGLGSIIFASGQDADKAINDQRVKQVLAATTNGTFGTQTFGITTGTSNCTSGGTARNEEAEQMMFAEANFKQIARDMANGGGEYVTAFSALLGCSGSQDFASVAQKQYETIFPAAGTTPAGMLMTVKATVASDPGLAQTCTRI from the coding sequence ATGAAGAAAACCCATCTGTGCATGTCCCTTGCATTCGCCGCGCTCACGCTCTCGCTGACTGGCACCCCGGCCGAAGCTGCCAAGTACGGCATGGCGGGCTGTGGTCTCGGTTCGATCATCTTCGCGTCAGGGCAGGATGCGGACAAGGCGATTAACGACCAGCGCGTCAAACAGGTTCTGGCAGCCACCACCAACGGAACATTTGGTACCCAGACATTTGGTATCACAACGGGCACATCAAACTGCACCTCTGGCGGCACCGCCCGGAACGAAGAGGCCGAGCAGATGATGTTTGCCGAGGCGAACTTCAAGCAGATCGCCCGCGATATGGCCAATGGCGGCGGCGAATATGTGACCGCTTTCTCGGCGCTTCTGGGTTGCAGTGGCAGCCAGGATTTCGCATCTGTCGCGCAAAAGCAGTATGAGACGATCTTCCCGGCGGCCGGAACCACTCCTGCCGGCATGCTGATGACCGTCAAGGCCACGGTCGCATCGGATCCCGGCCTTGCCCAGACGTGCACCCGGATCTGA
- a CDS encoding AMP-binding protein, with the protein MPMPPDTFYLHDWLGFHAGRTPGKTALVDAAKGGASVTWQEWNGRVRSLASRLHTDGLRPGDRVAWFGTNSIGFLTGYLACSMGGHVFVPFNYRWAPDEVAFALRDSQPRIIFTDPEFESALNAVAGSIPVVPAAGGDPGLVLDTGYQSPPLDPGMTAGLFYTSGTTGRPKAAICTHRRIWWNTRNAVDVFGMTGADAALLATPLFHTGALYTQFHPVLAAGGTAILLDRFEPESYLRTIASNGVTITFAVPTMMEQLLQTGWLDRLPPRHLRFLYVAGAAATAPLVEAYESRGIPLRQGYGTTETNMIACMLHGEVRGRPASVGRIAPNWEVRLVDDEGRDVKPGQTGEIAVRGPGMFSGYLNRPEETAAALRDGYFHTGDLGCFDQDGFLYISGRKKEMYISGGENVYPAEVERVLAEHPSVAEAAVTGVPDPRWGETGGALVVIRPGHRFDAEALRLHAREKLAHYKVPARYRQAGALPRNALGKVVKSQVRDILTGDG; encoded by the coding sequence ATGCCAATGCCCCCCGATACCTTTTACCTTCACGACTGGCTTGGCTTTCACGCTGGCCGGACGCCGGGAAAGACCGCCCTCGTGGACGCCGCGAAGGGCGGCGCCTCTGTCACCTGGCAGGAATGGAACGGCCGGGTTCGCTCTCTCGCCAGCCGGCTGCACACTGACGGCCTCCGCCCCGGAGACCGGGTGGCCTGGTTTGGAACCAACTCCATCGGGTTCCTGACGGGCTATCTCGCCTGCTCGATGGGCGGCCATGTGTTCGTGCCGTTCAACTACCGGTGGGCTCCCGACGAGGTAGCCTTTGCGCTCCGGGACTCCCAACCCCGGATCATTTTCACGGACCCCGAGTTCGAATCGGCCCTGAACGCAGTCGCCGGAAGCATCCCGGTCGTTCCGGCGGCTGGCGGCGATCCCGGACTGGTCCTGGATACCGGCTACCAGTCTCCCCCGCTCGATCCCGGAATGACCGCCGGGCTTTTCTACACCTCTGGCACCACGGGCCGCCCGAAAGCGGCCATCTGCACGCACCGGCGCATCTGGTGGAATACCCGGAACGCGGTTGACGTGTTCGGGATGACCGGCGCCGACGCGGCCCTGCTGGCGACGCCGCTCTTCCATACCGGTGCGCTGTACACACAGTTCCATCCCGTTCTGGCCGCTGGCGGAACTGCCATCCTCCTCGACCGGTTCGAGCCGGAAAGCTACCTCCGCACCATCGCCAGTAACGGAGTCACGATCACCTTCGCCGTTCCCACCATGATGGAGCAGCTCCTGCAAACGGGCTGGCTCGACCGGCTGCCTCCCCGCCACCTCCGTTTCCTGTACGTGGCCGGGGCCGCGGCCACGGCACCGCTGGTGGAGGCCTACGAATCCCGTGGCATACCCCTGCGGCAGGGCTATGGAACCACCGAGACAAACATGATCGCCTGCATGCTCCACGGAGAGGTGCGCGGACGCCCCGCTTCCGTCGGCCGGATCGCACCGAACTGGGAGGTGCGCCTCGTTGACGACGAGGGCCGGGACGTGAAACCGGGCCAGACGGGCGAGATTGCCGTGAGGGGGCCGGGAATGTTCTCTGGCTACCTGAACCGGCCGGAAGAAACCGCGGCGGCACTCAGGGACGGTTACTTCCACACGGGCGACCTTGGCTGTTTCGACCAGGATGGTTTCCTGTACATCTCCGGGCGCAAGAAGGAGATGTACATCTCCGGCGGCGAGAACGTCTATCCGGCCGAAGTGGAGCGTGTCCTGGCCGAGCATCCGTCGGTAGCCGAGGCAGCCGTCACCGGGGTTCCCGATCCGCGCTGGGGCGAGACCGGCGGCGCGCTGGTGGTGATCCGCCCCGGACACAGGTTCGACGCCGAGGCGCTTCGCCTCCATGCGCGCGAAAAACTGGCCCACTACAAGGTGCCGGCCAGATACCGGCAGGCCGGTGCCCTGCCCCGGAATGCCCTCGGCAAGGTTGTGAAATCCCAGGTACGGGACATTCTGACCGGCGACGGATAG
- a CDS encoding NAD(P)-dependent alcohol dehydrogenase, with the protein MKAIVKKSLATDAPLALVELPAPVPRANEVRVAIKAAGVNPADWKMLASGAASLAGRTLNPSGQVFAGMDFSGIIDATGTNVTRFKVGDPVAGATRVFMGQGGSWADTVVLPQSQVCPLPEGFDLVAAGALPVPGVTAWMAVVRIGRLKRGQKALILGASGGVGHLALQVAKHVCGAFTVGVCSARNIQLVQSLGADVAIDYGKGDALEQAQPHGPYQVVVDCVGDYSAVRCHELLTPQGRHVNIAAQSASAIAQMLVPPFRTRTLLGLPTPATLRPVIEAVASDRIKVIVSERIPLSHAEKAVALSQSGRVVGKIVLVP; encoded by the coding sequence ATGAAAGCCATCGTCAAGAAATCATTGGCAACAGACGCGCCGCTTGCCCTCGTGGAACTCCCCGCCCCCGTGCCCAGGGCCAACGAGGTCCGGGTAGCCATCAAGGCGGCCGGGGTGAACCCCGCCGACTGGAAGATGCTGGCTTCCGGCGCCGCCAGCCTCGCCGGGCGTACGCTGAACCCCTCCGGCCAGGTATTCGCCGGGATGGATTTCTCCGGCATCATCGACGCCACCGGAACGAACGTCACACGCTTCAAAGTGGGCGACCCCGTGGCAGGGGCCACCCGTGTTTTCATGGGTCAGGGAGGAAGCTGGGCCGATACGGTCGTGCTCCCCCAATCACAGGTCTGCCCGCTGCCCGAAGGGTTCGATCTCGTGGCTGCCGGAGCCCTGCCTGTCCCCGGAGTCACCGCCTGGATGGCCGTGGTCCGGATCGGCAGGCTGAAACGAGGGCAGAAGGCACTCATACTGGGCGCATCCGGAGGCGTTGGACACCTGGCCCTGCAAGTCGCCAAGCACGTGTGCGGCGCGTTCACCGTAGGCGTCTGCTCCGCACGGAACATCCAGCTCGTCCAGTCCCTCGGCGCCGACGTGGCCATTGACTACGGGAAGGGCGATGCACTGGAACAGGCCCAGCCGCACGGGCCCTATCAGGTCGTGGTCGATTGCGTCGGGGACTATTCCGCCGTCCGCTGCCACGAACTGCTCACCCCGCAGGGGCGACACGTCAACATCGCCGCGCAGTCGGCTTCCGCCATCGCGCAGATGCTGGTACCGCCCTTCCGCACCCGGACCCTGCTCGGCCTGCCCACCCCCGCGACTCTGAGGCCAGTCATCGAGGCGGTCGCATCGGACCGGATCAAGGTGATCGTCTCGGAGCGGATACCGCTCTCCCATGCGGAAAAGGCCGTCGCGCTCAGCCAGTCCGGCCGCGTTGTGGGCAAAATCGTTCTGGTACCATGA
- a CDS encoding MCE family protein has product MPQPKTNVLVGLFVVIAIGGLMATIVVLGGRRNPFAPTMTVTATFKDVSGLIEAASVRYRGLDIGSVKRIYLPPDPADPRVFVEMILERWTGQRLAKDSLPTVRTLGLLGDKYVEIQQGNVAEGTLEGGEILVGEDPLDFGAIVAKGQQIVQNVEEVTGKAAKAIDLYLDPVTAKNLSNAMQHIESITREVREGPGLAHAVIYDKGPKQMLDDLQATSASLKDGSSRLKDIVADVKKGPGTLHTMIYGTKFTEAMDNLSAFAATLSGLVGDIRTGKGILHELIYAGEEQNVVGELAQTARNLKATSADLRELMGGMKEGKGTMGALLQDPALYEDMRALLGGANRSAWSRFLIRQMISGAQEEARKDQK; this is encoded by the coding sequence ATGCCCCAGCCCAAAACCAACGTGCTTGTCGGACTGTTCGTTGTCATAGCCATCGGCGGCCTGATGGCCACGATCGTCGTGCTGGGGGGCCGGAGAAACCCCTTCGCGCCGACCATGACCGTGACGGCCACCTTCAAGGATGTCTCCGGTCTCATCGAGGCCGCTTCGGTCCGTTATCGCGGGCTCGACATCGGTTCGGTGAAACGCATCTATCTTCCGCCGGATCCCGCCGATCCCCGCGTCTTCGTGGAGATGATTCTGGAGCGGTGGACCGGCCAGCGTCTTGCGAAAGACTCCCTTCCGACGGTGCGGACACTGGGCCTTCTTGGTGACAAGTATGTGGAAATCCAGCAGGGGAACGTCGCCGAAGGCACGCTGGAGGGCGGAGAGATTCTGGTCGGCGAAGATCCGCTCGACTTCGGGGCGATCGTCGCCAAGGGGCAGCAGATCGTCCAGAACGTGGAGGAGGTGACGGGGAAGGCGGCCAAGGCGATCGACCTGTATCTGGATCCGGTGACGGCCAAAAACCTGTCGAACGCCATGCAGCACATTGAAAGCATCACCCGTGAGGTTCGTGAGGGGCCGGGCCTCGCGCATGCCGTGATCTACGACAAGGGTCCGAAACAGATGCTTGACGATCTCCAGGCAACGTCGGCGAGTCTCAAGGATGGCTCCAGCCGCCTGAAGGATATTGTCGCCGACGTGAAGAAGGGCCCCGGCACCCTGCACACGATGATCTACGGGACCAAGTTCACCGAAGCGATGGACAATCTGTCGGCTTTCGCCGCGACACTCTCTGGCCTGGTCGGGGACATCAGGACCGGCAAGGGAATCCTGCATGAGCTGATCTACGCAGGCGAGGAACAGAACGTCGTGGGCGAGCTGGCCCAGACGGCGCGGAACCTGAAGGCGACGAGTGCCGATCTGCGCGAACTGATGGGCGGGATGAAGGAAGGGAAGGGCACCATGGGCGCACTGCTCCAGGATCCCGCCCTGTACGAGGACATGCGCGCACTTCTGGGAGGGGCCAACCGGAGCGCGTGGAGCCGGTTCCTGATCCGCCAGATGATTTCCGGCGCACAGGAAGAGGCGCGGAAGGACCAGAAGTGA
- a CDS encoding ABC transporter ATP-binding protein produces MHVPETETLIHFENVAKAFGPRPVHRNICLDVRRGETLCLLGGSGSGKSVLLKLLLGFLPTDSGRIVFEGADVTRLGEDELLPVRRRISMLFQGAALFDSLSVFDNIAFPLREQELCSEGEIAVRVKEKLEMVGLPGIENLFPQNLSGGMKKRVGLARAIATDPEVILYDEPSTGLDPTNTRRINELIRKLQKRIGVTSMVVTHDMMTVFEVADRIALIRRGEIIAVGTPDEIRGHSDPFVRGFIEGTLPLSET; encoded by the coding sequence CTGCACGTGCCCGAAACCGAAACGCTGATCCATTTCGAGAACGTGGCGAAGGCCTTCGGGCCCCGTCCGGTTCACCGGAACATCTGCCTTGATGTCCGGCGCGGAGAGACGCTTTGCCTTCTTGGCGGCTCAGGATCGGGGAAAAGCGTGTTGCTGAAACTGCTGCTGGGTTTCCTGCCCACTGACAGCGGACGTATTGTCTTCGAGGGGGCAGACGTTACCCGGCTGGGCGAGGACGAGCTCCTCCCCGTTCGCCGCCGGATCAGCATGCTGTTCCAGGGGGCTGCCCTGTTCGATTCGCTCTCGGTATTCGACAACATCGCCTTCCCGCTGCGCGAGCAGGAGCTGTGCTCCGAGGGAGAAATCGCCGTTCGCGTAAAGGAAAAGCTTGAGATGGTCGGTTTACCAGGCATCGAGAACCTCTTTCCCCAGAACCTGTCCGGGGGAATGAAAAAGCGGGTCGGGCTCGCCCGCGCCATCGCTACCGACCCGGAGGTCATTCTGTACGACGAACCTTCGACAGGCCTTGATCCGACCAATACCCGCCGGATCAACGAACTGATCCGCAAGCTCCAGAAACGGATAGGTGTCACCAGCATGGTCGTTACGCATGACATGATGACCGTTTTCGAGGTTGCCGACCGGATCGCGCTGATCCGCCGGGGCGAGATCATTGCCGTCGGTACACCCGACGAGATCCGCGGCCATAGCGACCCCTTTGTGCGCGGATTCATAGAAGGCACCCTGCCGCTCAGCGAGACCTGA
- a CDS encoding ABC transporter permease has protein sequence MRIFAEMEIPTPRDVLETIQQPAVFAGKAGKQTLGGIGGMSLSTLNAVGEVWQLFWSVCVRLATRRWPLKLFMEQMYEIGVKSIGIAMIASVFTGMVLALQLAEGLARFGAKTYVGTIVSFAFVRELGPVLTSLLVGGRVGAGITAEIGSMTVTEQVDAMRGLGADPVRHLVVPRVTACVICFPLLAIFANVLGIGGGMLISYSELGITASYFFETATRSLRAEDVISGITKTIFFGLFVALIACRQGLAVTGGTEGLGRATKVTVMVTLVVTLISDFLLTKILMLLL, from the coding sequence TTGAGGATCTTCGCTGAGATGGAGATACCCACTCCCCGCGATGTGCTCGAAACGATCCAGCAGCCCGCCGTGTTCGCCGGCAAGGCGGGCAAACAGACGCTGGGCGGGATTGGCGGCATGTCGCTTTCGACGCTGAACGCCGTAGGCGAGGTCTGGCAGCTTTTCTGGTCCGTATGCGTCCGGCTGGCGACACGGCGCTGGCCGCTGAAGCTGTTCATGGAGCAGATGTATGAAATCGGAGTCAAAAGCATCGGCATCGCCATGATCGCATCGGTATTCACCGGCATGGTGCTGGCGCTTCAGCTGGCCGAAGGGCTCGCCAGGTTCGGTGCGAAAACCTACGTCGGAACGATAGTATCGTTCGCCTTCGTCCGGGAGCTGGGCCCGGTGCTGACGTCGCTTCTGGTGGGCGGCCGGGTCGGGGCCGGTATTACTGCCGAGATCGGATCCATGACCGTCACCGAGCAGGTGGATGCCATGCGGGGGCTCGGGGCTGATCCGGTCCGGCATCTCGTTGTCCCGCGGGTGACCGCCTGCGTGATCTGCTTCCCGTTGCTGGCAATTTTCGCCAACGTGCTTGGCATCGGTGGCGGCATGCTGATCAGCTATTCGGAGCTGGGAATCACAGCGTCCTACTTCTTCGAGACGGCCACCCGTTCCCTCAGGGCCGAGGACGTGATTTCGGGAATCACCAAGACCATTTTCTTCGGCCTGTTCGTGGCGCTGATCGCCTGCCGCCAGGGGCTTGCCGTGACCGGCGGGACCGAAGGGCTCGGCCGTGCGACCAAGGTGACGGTCATGGTGACGCTGGTGGTTACGCTGATTTCCGACTTCCTGCTGACCAAGATACTGATGCTGCTGCTGTAG